In Candidatus Saccharimonadales bacterium, one genomic interval encodes:
- a CDS encoding sugar phosphate nucleotidyltransferase, with the protein MNVTKAIIPVAGWGTRRLPITKAIEKCMLPIGNIPVIDFVVQDCMRAGIKDIYFVVSGDAPQLKNYYARNEQLEVYLRKNGKEAMLPQITPPSEINFHYITQDTTDKYGTTVPVWLCREFIEPEEQVLVIMGDQFFYRTDGGSNAADLIRLVAENNLTVGLFGVPVPIEEVQKYGVIDKDENNFYKRIVEHPTPETAPSNLNNASFYLFDRVMFDYLERDMNTLHTGEYMIIDPINEYVAGGKQIIVGEAKGEYLDAGSVEGWLHANQVVLTQNKF; encoded by the coding sequence ATGAATGTAACCAAAGCAATTATACCTGTGGCTGGCTGGGGGACGCGTCGGCTGCCAATTACCAAAGCTATTGAAAAATGTATGTTGCCTATAGGGAATATACCTGTGATTGATTTTGTCGTACAAGATTGTATGCGTGCGGGAATAAAAGATATCTACTTTGTAGTGAGCGGTGATGCGCCGCAACTTAAAAACTATTATGCACGCAATGAACAACTTGAGGTATATCTGCGAAAAAATGGGAAGGAGGCGATGCTGCCACAGATAACTCCACCTAGCGAGATAAACTTCCATTACATTACTCAAGATACTACTGATAAATACGGTACGACGGTGCCGGTATGGCTATGTAGAGAATTTATTGAACCAGAAGAGCAAGTGCTCGTGATAATGGGTGATCAATTCTTCTATCGTACTGACGGTGGTTCGAACGCCGCTGATTTGATAAGGCTCGTTGCCGAGAATAATCTTACCGTAGGACTTTTTGGCGTGCCTGTTCCAATTGAAGAAGTCCAGAAGTACGGGGTGATTGATAAGGATGAGAACAATTTTTATAAACGAATTGTTGAACACCCCACTCCAGAAACAGCACCAAGCAACCTCAACAATGCCAGCTTTTACCTATTTGATCGTGTAATGTTTGATTATTTGGAGCGTGACATGAACACCCTTCATACTGGTGAATATATGATCATTGATCCGATCAATGAATATGTCGCGGGTGGAAAGCAGATAATCGTGGGAGAGGCAAAGGGAGAGTATTTGGATGCCGGCAGTGTTGAGGGCTGGCTCCATGCCAATCAAGTTGTCCTTACGCAAAATAAATTCTAG
- a CDS encoding lamin tail domain-containing protein, producing MLQPFFSLPAYASTIQPGEVVINELSTQPGWVELYNMTETPITLTGWRLQSKTQTETINTVLASHGFVVVNITLETSGDMIRLFDEGEMLINEVAYSEGSTLEAPGALQSLARRVDGGAVWAVGTSTKGFSNKTDFLSPSVPGGGAPNDTAETTLDFAFSWQPASDNSGPVTYEFRMATSPELLGSGFSSGVDGTSIAFRNNIDAGDGEWYWQVRAVDQSQNYSDWSTVWRVRVDTNGPGITIERPGMTELFGGPMGQTIPFQASIIGAREETPFTLELDGTDVTQQVSSAWDNEGRLHITGSFTAGNLNEGIHILKLRAIDDVGNPGEQVLSFVVDRSAPELSTNIGEGAIVEGKVQVTLMAQEEHPGEYDIAIEHSGKSVTMDAKDQSDTAETESGSTVLSYLWDTKTEEDGVYEIRFRGVDAAGNEAFLTRTVTVDNTPGGGSLVLSSQAIDPLLDQLSKQLAQPFVVPKPLDLPSVEVVNTSDQLSSTARTTPVSLPATDQNTKLTAVAPTESGWRIFGVLWYWWFLLIVTIIVTFYRARRAVRTPLPDSV from the coding sequence ATGCTACAACCCTTCTTTTCGCTGCCTGCCTATGCGAGTACTATCCAACCTGGAGAGGTCGTTATTAATGAGCTAAGCACGCAGCCTGGGTGGGTGGAGCTTTATAATATGACAGAAACTCCCATCACACTGACTGGTTGGCGGCTTCAGTCAAAAACACAGACAGAAACAATAAATACGGTTCTTGCTTCGCATGGATTTGTAGTAGTAAACATCACACTCGAAACTTCTGGTGATATGATCCGGCTCTTTGACGAAGGAGAGATGCTTATAAATGAGGTAGCCTACAGCGAGGGAAGCACGCTTGAAGCGCCGGGAGCGCTTCAGAGCCTGGCTCGTCGGGTGGACGGAGGTGCGGTATGGGCGGTGGGCACTTCAACCAAAGGCTTCTCTAATAAGACTGATTTTCTTTCCCCTAGTGTTCCGGGCGGTGGGGCACCCAATGATACAGCAGAAACGACGCTGGATTTTGCCTTCTCATGGCAGCCGGCAAGTGATAATAGTGGGCCGGTAACATACGAGTTTCGTATGGCTACTAGCCCGGAGCTTTTGGGATCAGGCTTCTCATCTGGAGTAGACGGGACAAGTATTGCGTTTCGCAATAATATTGATGCTGGAGACGGCGAATGGTATTGGCAAGTGCGGGCAGTTGATCAATCGCAGAATTATAGCGATTGGAGCACCGTATGGCGTGTGCGAGTTGACACTAACGGACCCGGAATAACAATTGAACGACCTGGTATGACGGAGCTCTTTGGCGGCCCTATGGGTCAGACTATTCCTTTTCAGGCCTCGATCATTGGAGCTCGCGAAGAAACGCCATTTACTCTTGAGCTGGACGGGACTGATGTTACTCAGCAAGTTTCAAGCGCTTGGGATAATGAAGGGCGCTTGCATATAACAGGCTCATTTACGGCAGGGAACCTGAACGAGGGCATACATATATTAAAATTGCGGGCGATTGACGACGTGGGTAACCCCGGTGAGCAGGTGCTGTCGTTTGTGGTTGATAGATCGGCTCCGGAATTGTCAACCAACATAGGTGAAGGTGCGATAGTGGAGGGAAAGGTGCAGGTGACTTTAATGGCTCAAGAGGAGCACCCTGGGGAATATGACATAGCCATTGAGCATAGCGGAAAATCCGTAACCATGGACGCAAAGGACCAAAGTGATACGGCTGAAACAGAGAGCGGTTCGACCGTCCTTTCGTATCTATGGGATACAAAAACGGAAGAAGATGGAGTGTATGAGATACGTTTTCGTGGAGTGGATGCGGCAGGAAACGAAGCTTTTTTAACGCGGACAGTGACAGTGGATAATACACCTGGAGGAGGTTCGCTAGTCCTTTCGTCCCAAGCAATAGACCCATTGCTTGACCAATTAAGTAAACAACTTGCTCAACCTTTTGTGGTGCCTAAGCCGCTCGATCTTCCCTCTGTTGAAGTGGTAAATACGAGCGATCAATTGAGCAGTACAGCTCGAACAACCCCCGTATCGCTTCCCGCAACTGATCAGAACACAAAACTTACTGCCGTTGCTCCAACAGAGAGTGGCTGGCGTATCTTTGGAGTTTTGTGGTACTGGTGGTTTTTATTAATAGTGACCATTATCGTGACATTTTATAGAGCCCGTCGGGCAGTTCGTACTCCATTACCGGATAGCGTGTAG
- a CDS encoding metallopeptidase family protein produces the protein MQLSDEQFDQLITRAMDELPQEYIRGLENVAIVYEDEPTEEQKVKMKIDQNHLLLGLYEGIPLTQRGSGYTFVLPDKITLFKHSILAVVRDEVQLFEQVKRTLWHEIAHYYGLSHKRMDELQQRQ, from the coding sequence ATGCAATTATCTGACGAACAATTTGACCAGCTGATCACGCGTGCCATGGATGAGCTTCCTCAAGAATATATTCGTGGCCTTGAAAATGTGGCGATCGTATATGAAGATGAGCCAACCGAAGAGCAAAAAGTAAAAATGAAAATTGACCAGAACCATCTTTTGCTTGGTTTGTACGAAGGTATTCCGCTGACACAGCGTGGAAGTGGATATACTTTTGTATTACCGGATAAAATTACTCTGTTTAAGCATTCCATTCTTGCGGTCGTGCGAGATGAGGTTCAATTATTTGAGCAAGTAAAGCGAACGCTTTGGCACGAAATCGCCCACTACTATGGTCTAAGCCATAAGCGTATGGACGAGCTTCAGCAGCGCCAATAG